The genomic region CTGCGAATCATCCTTGGAGAAAGTATCTGAAACTAAAACGAAGAAACCAGGAACAGCCAATCACTGTTCCCTAAAACCGGACATTTCTATTTTGGTAACAATAGGACATTTCTATTTTGGCTTGACATCCCCTTCGCTTCATATTGACAAACCACCTGTCAAGCCCGTATAATCCACCAACTCGCGACAGAAAGGTCTTGTGTAAATGAACCGCATAATCAAAAAATATGGACAGTTCCTCGAACGATCAAACACGGTCTTCTCCACTGCCGCTTCAAAACACGGCGTCGGATGCAAACAAGGGTGCCACGAGTGCTGTTCTGTCGGGTTCTTCGACATCACGCTTCTCGACGCGATCTATCTGCGCAACGCCCTGAAACAGCTCCCCGCTCCCATCAGGGAGCGCGTCATCGCGAAGGCCAATGAGCAGATTGATATCCTGGAAAAGAAGAAGGCTTTTTCCCGCAAAGATCCTTTGCTCAAAACTCTGCCCGCCATCGACTCAATCTCCCGCAGATCGGCAAAGATGTCCTGCCCGGCGCTCGAGAACGGCGCATGCATGATCTACAACCAGCGGCCGCACATCTGCCGCATCTTCGGCCCGACCATCCGCGGCCCGCGCCGCGCGGTGCAGCTCGCGGGCTGTGGGCTTTTTACAAAAGACATCCCCGAAGCCGATTTCCCCATCTTTGACCACTATAAGGAAGAAAAGAAATTGCAGAAAGCCATGTTTGTAAAAGCCGGCCGAACACGGCTCCGCGAAGTCGACACCATCATTCCCGCGGCGTTGACGCTGGATTTGAAAAAGTGGCTGTG from Nitrospirota bacterium harbors:
- a CDS encoding YkgJ family cysteine cluster protein, yielding MNRIIKKYGQFLERSNTVFSTAASKHGVGCKQGCHECCSVGFFDITLLDAIYLRNALKQLPAPIRERVIAKANEQIDILEKKKAFSRKDPLLKTLPAIDSISRRSAKMSCPALENGACMIYNQRPHICRIFGPTIRGPRRAVQLAGCGLFTKDIPEADFPIFDHYKEEKKLQKAMFVKAGRTRLREVDTIIPAALTLDLKKWL